A window of Lentibacillus sp. Marseille-P4043 contains these coding sequences:
- the spoIIIAA gene encoding stage III sporulation protein AA, translating into MEEILRLFPELIRKHVQAKIGKRWEALQEIRFRLNKPIELVFDHQTEWLTEIKPSQKDGLHVLNQISQFSLYRLEDELREGYVTIEGGHRVGLAGKVNTINGSVKAIQHIAFMNIRIAKEKIGAATTILPYLHGENYANTLIVGAPQTGKTTIIRDLTRLIASGWRNVPAKKVAVIDERSEIGASLKGIPQHNLGFRADVMDACPKAEGMMMMIRSMSPDVLVVDEIGSKQDVQALMEAIHAGVVVICTIHGQTLSELKKRPSLHVLFHHHVFERIVVLNKQKTPGQVNAIYDQHEHNIFSKKYMGVTPY; encoded by the coding sequence ATGGAAGAAATTCTACGCTTATTTCCTGAATTAATCAGGAAACATGTACAAGCAAAAATAGGAAAACGATGGGAAGCATTACAAGAAATACGCTTTCGATTAAACAAGCCAATCGAACTTGTATTTGACCATCAAACAGAATGGCTAACAGAGATAAAACCAAGTCAGAAAGATGGCTTGCATGTTCTTAATCAAATCAGTCAGTTCTCTTTATACCGACTGGAAGATGAATTACGGGAAGGATATGTCACGATAGAAGGTGGTCACCGGGTTGGACTTGCCGGTAAAGTCAATACAATCAATGGTTCCGTGAAGGCAATTCAACATATTGCATTTATGAATATACGAATTGCCAAGGAAAAAATTGGTGCAGCAACTACTATTTTACCTTATTTACACGGGGAAAATTATGCGAACACGTTGATCGTTGGTGCACCACAAACTGGGAAAACGACAATTATTCGTGATTTAACACGCTTGATCGCCTCAGGCTGGCGTAATGTACCGGCAAAGAAAGTAGCCGTAATCGATGAACGTTCGGAAATCGGTGCCTCGTTAAAAGGTATACCACAACACAATTTGGGTTTTCGGGCGGATGTAATGGATGCTTGTCCTAAAGCGGAAGGCATGATGATGATGATTCGATCGATGTCGCCCGATGTTCTTGTTGTTGATGAAATTGGTAGCAAACAAGATGTACAAGCGTTGATGGAAGCCATTCACGCTGGTGTTGTCGTAATTTGTACGATTCATGGACAAACATTATCCGAATTGAAAAAAAGACCCTCATTGCATGTCTTGTTTCACCATCATGTTTTCGAACGGATTGTTGTTTTGAATAAACAGAAAACCCCTGGCCAGGTGAATGCTATTTATGATCAGCACGAGCATAATATATTTTCTAAAAAATATATGGGGGTGACTCCTTATTAA
- the spoIIIAB gene encoding stage III sporulation protein SpoIIIAB: MKWIGALLLIGTTTWIGFEVSKRLDNRPKHIRQLKNALQILEAEILYSQLPLQDAFTIIAKQVPNPMKSFFQSLSDGMQKKGIELTSLWEQSVNRLMQESSLGDIEKEIIYQFGQTLGQHDFTQQQKQIQLTISHLDRELAEARDNKYKYSKMAKSLGILCGLFIVLLLI; the protein is encoded by the coding sequence ATTAAATGGATTGGGGCACTTCTCTTAATCGGGACTACAACATGGATCGGGTTTGAGGTTAGTAAACGATTAGACAACCGTCCGAAACATATTAGACAGTTAAAAAATGCGCTGCAAATATTAGAAGCAGAAATATTATATAGTCAATTGCCATTGCAGGATGCTTTTACGATCATCGCCAAACAAGTACCGAATCCAATGAAGTCATTTTTTCAATCATTAAGTGATGGGATGCAAAAAAAGGGTATCGAGCTGACAAGCTTATGGGAGCAAAGCGTAAATCGATTAATGCAGGAATCAAGTTTAGGAGATATTGAGAAAGAGATTATTTATCAATTTGGTCAAACACTAGGCCAGCACGACTTTACACAACAACAAAAACAAATCCAACTAACCATCAGCCATCTTGATCGTGAGTTAGCTGAAGCCAGGGATAACAAATATAAATACAGTAAAATGGCGAAAAGTTTAGGGATTTTATGCGGGTTGTTTATCGTATTATTACTAATTTAA
- the spoIIIAC gene encoding stage III sporulation protein AC, which yields MLTDATILFQIAGIGIIVAIIHTIMKQMGKEDIAHLATVVGFILVLIIVVNGLADLFQQIKSVFLFQG from the coding sequence ATGCTGACTGATGCAACCATATTATTTCAAATTGCTGGGATTGGGATAATTGTCGCAATCATACATACGATTATGAAACAAATGGGAAAAGAAGATATCGCCCATCTGGCAACAGTAGTCGGTTTTATTCTTGTCCTAATTATTGTGGTCAATGGCCTTGCAGATTTATTTCAGCAAATTAAGTCTGTATTCCTGTTCCAGGGGTAA
- the spoIIIAD gene encoding stage III sporulation protein AD, with the protein MDIIQIVVLGIVASILYIVLKDLNTSFAFFLILITGIIIFLAIIQQIGAVFQLLETLGEKANIDGMYMETILKIIGIAYIAELGANLTKDAGLGSVAAKIELAGKIFIILLAIPIITAVIEAIVNFLPTN; encoded by the coding sequence ATGGATATCATACAAATTGTTGTGCTTGGAATTGTTGCGAGTATCTTATATATCGTGTTAAAGGATTTAAACACATCATTCGCCTTTTTCCTTATTTTGATTACGGGAATTATTATTTTCTTAGCGATCATCCAACAAATTGGTGCCGTTTTTCAATTGCTTGAAACATTGGGTGAAAAAGCAAATATTGATGGAATGTATATGGAAACGATCTTAAAAATCATCGGTATTGCCTACATTGCGGAACTCGGAGCAAATCTTACCAAAGACGCAGGACTGGGATCTGTTGCAGCGAAGATCGAACTTGCTGGAAAAATTTTTATTATCTTGCTAGCAATTCCAATCATAACCGCTGTCATTGAGGCAATCGTGAATTTTTTACCAACCAACTAA
- the spoIIIAE gene encoding stage III sporulation protein AE, translated as MKQANRILVVLFVLLLFTGGQSTVFATSDSNKLESAVLDEISLEGIQKYWDGLVSDYSGYIPELEKTSLYEFIKDNGSFSIKDILSGILKYLFYEIILNGKLLGLLLMLTLFSVMLQTMHTAFEQNAVSKIAYFVVYLVLLYLALNSFYLAFSYTKDAIESMSNFLIALLPLVLGLMATFGNVISVSFFHPIIVFLIYVSGVLVSKFILPLLFLSALLMVISSLNDNYKVTHLANLFKSVALGVLGVFLTIFISVMSVQGAASAIQDGVAMKTAKFITGNFIPIVGRTFTDAADTILSASLLLKNAVGIVGLIIIVFLALFPAMKIFAIALIYKIAAAVLQPIGDGPVITSLNVISKHIFYILASLLAVTLMFFLAIVILVAASNITLLLR; from the coding sequence ATGAAACAAGCTAACCGAATTCTTGTCGTCTTATTTGTTCTTTTGCTGTTTACCGGGGGTCAATCTACCGTTTTCGCCACTTCTGATTCCAATAAACTGGAATCAGCTGTGCTTGATGAAATTTCGTTAGAAGGTATTCAAAAATATTGGGACGGGCTTGTTAGTGATTATAGTGGGTATATACCAGAATTAGAAAAAACAAGTTTGTATGAGTTTATTAAAGATAATGGGTCTTTTTCAATAAAAGACATCCTTTCAGGTATTCTGAAATATTTATTTTACGAAATTATTTTAAATGGAAAACTGTTGGGATTACTGCTAATGCTCACGTTGTTCTCTGTCATGCTGCAGACGATGCATACTGCTTTTGAACAGAATGCTGTGAGCAAAATCGCCTATTTTGTGGTATATCTAGTTTTGCTTTATTTAGCATTGAACAGCTTTTATTTAGCATTTTCCTACACAAAAGATGCGATTGAATCGATGAGTAATTTTTTGATTGCGTTATTACCACTAGTTTTAGGGCTTATGGCCACATTTGGTAATGTTATATCTGTTTCATTTTTTCATCCAATTATTGTATTTCTCATCTATGTGAGCGGTGTACTTGTGTCAAAGTTTATTTTGCCGCTTTTATTTTTATCGGCGTTGTTAATGGTGATTAGCAGTCTCAACGATAATTATAAAGTGACCCATTTGGCAAATTTATTTAAATCAGTGGCACTTGGAGTACTTGGAGTGTTTTTAACGATCTTTATTAGCGTCATGTCTGTACAGGGGGCTGCGAGTGCTATCCAGGACGGGGTGGCAATGAAGACAGCGAAGTTTATAACTGGAAATTTCATCCCGATAGTTGGAAGGACATTTACGGATGCTGCTGATACCATTTTGAGTGCTTCCTTACTGTTGAAAAATGCGGTTGGTATCGTTGGATTGATTATTATCGTTTTTCTGGCGTTATTTCCAGCGATGAAAATTTTCGCGATTGCGCTCATTTATAAAATCGCAGCTGCGGTCCTGCAGCCAATTGGTGATGGACCAGTGATTACCAGTTTAAACGTAATTAGCAAACATATTTTCTACATTTTAGCATCGTTGTTAGCTGTCACATTAATGTTTTTCTTGGCAATTGTCATATTAGTAGCTGCCAGCAATATTACCTTACTGCTGCGCTAG
- the spoIIIAF gene encoding stage III sporulation protein AF: MDVLIQWVTQIVVFLIVAMIIDLIIPATAMKKYIKLVVGLILILIFLKPVFFLFDMNVEQALETSFSQLTDGKRDTESMENSIEMQKSEIQDTQRAYILEEMAVQLKDLAKPSLAENYQAEIQDINFQFIEEAEPPYDYEDLEEVIVYLGQIENEEGAVSIVENIEIDTKDPVMDEDEQDVQEVKKLLEDEWEINAEKLTLVWEGGSP; encoded by the coding sequence GTGGATGTACTCATACAATGGGTAACGCAAATAGTCGTTTTTTTAATTGTAGCGATGATCATTGATCTTATTATTCCAGCTACTGCGATGAAAAAATATATCAAATTGGTTGTTGGGCTTATTTTAATTTTAATTTTTTTGAAACCTGTTTTTTTTCTGTTTGATATGAACGTTGAACAAGCATTGGAAACGTCATTTTCGCAACTTACAGACGGAAAAAGGGATACAGAATCAATGGAAAATTCTATCGAAATGCAAAAAAGTGAAATACAAGACACACAACGTGCATATATTTTAGAAGAAATGGCTGTCCAATTAAAAGATCTAGCAAAACCATCACTAGCAGAAAACTATCAAGCTGAAATTCAGGACATCAATTTTCAATTTATCGAAGAAGCAGAGCCGCCATACGACTATGAAGATCTAGAGGAAGTCATTGTATATCTTGGTCAAATAGAAAACGAGGAGGGAGCAGTGAGTATAGTTGAAAATATCGAGATTGATACCAAGGACCCAGTAATGGATGAAGATGAACAAGATGTGCAGGAGGTTAAAAAGTTACTAGAGGATGAATGGGAGATTAATGCGGAGAAATTAACGCTTGTATGGGAAGGAGGGTCACCTTGA
- the spoIIIAG gene encoding stage III sporulation protein AG, whose amino-acid sequence MKEKIRNFFSEKKLDSKIRNPSKKIKYLIVLGLLGLLLVILSNALSSPSNEGQEEMVPINPTDQEAERTLSKKDDSTTTDVGEIETSYEKDLQAMLAKIQGVSDVEVMVNLDSTKVKVYEKNLITGQQTTDESDKSGGTREIEDDTKETQVVLVRQGDKEVPLLIQTKKPEVRGVFVVAKGVDHATVKKWVIEAVARVLDVPTHKVSVMPKN is encoded by the coding sequence TTGAAAGAAAAAATAAGAAACTTCTTCAGTGAAAAAAAACTTGACAGTAAAATTAGAAACCCGTCAAAGAAAATCAAATATTTAATCGTGCTTGGTTTACTTGGATTACTATTAGTCATTTTAAGCAATGCACTTTCTTCCCCATCCAATGAAGGACAAGAGGAAATGGTTCCTATCAATCCAACTGACCAGGAAGCAGAACGTACACTATCCAAGAAAGACGACTCTACTACTACAGACGTTGGAGAAATAGAAACGAGTTATGAAAAAGATTTGCAAGCAATGTTAGCTAAAATTCAGGGTGTATCCGATGTGGAAGTAATGGTCAACCTCGACTCTACCAAAGTGAAAGTATACGAAAAAAATTTAATCACCGGTCAGCAAACGACAGATGAATCAGATAAAAGTGGCGGCACAAGGGAAATAGAAGATGACACCAAAGAAACACAAGTTGTTTTAGTAAGGCAAGGAGATAAAGAAGTTCCGCTATTAATTCAAACGAAAAAACCGGAAGTACGAGGTGTCTTTGTAGTCGCAAAAGGTGTAGACCATGCAACAGTAAAAAAATGGGTGATTGAAGCTGTCGCAAGAGTACTTGATGTTCCAACACATAAAGTTTCTGTAATGCCAAAAAACTAA
- a CDS encoding SpoIIIAH-like family protein, translating to MLKKQTVWLLTMLSLMIVLSVYYMTSPDSEEVAFLENGKEEADETATTEQTEGEDAKVDEITNMGEDELFTNIRLEVQDERSKQISRLEDVVASSTASTEEKNQAYEDIEVLEQRGKKESILEESILATADYQDVLVRFDKNDENIVHVNVKVDELPKQEAVNIMQMVRDEFGEIQVDVNYQPAEG from the coding sequence ATGCTAAAAAAACAGACCGTTTGGCTTTTAACCATGTTAAGTTTGATGATTGTCCTAAGTGTTTATTACATGACGTCACCTGATTCCGAAGAAGTTGCCTTTTTGGAGAATGGAAAGGAAGAAGCTGACGAAACGGCAACAACTGAACAGACTGAAGGGGAAGATGCGAAGGTTGATGAGATCACGAATATGGGTGAGGACGAGTTGTTTACCAATATCAGATTGGAAGTACAGGACGAACGAAGTAAACAAATTTCCCGACTAGAAGATGTTGTTGCATCGAGTACAGCGAGTACAGAGGAAAAGAACCAAGCATATGAGGATATAGAAGTATTAGAGCAACGTGGGAAAAAGGAATCGATTTTAGAGGAGTCCATCTTAGCAACTGCAGACTATCAAGATGTGTTAGTCCGATTTGATAAAAATGATGAGAATATCGTTCATGTTAATGTTAAGGTTGACGAGCTGCCAAAGCAAGAAGCAGTCAACATTATGCAAATGGTCCGTGATGAATTCGGCGAAATTCAAGTTGATGTTAATTACCAGCCAGCTGAAGGTTAA
- the accB gene encoding acetyl-CoA carboxylase biotin carboxyl carrier protein, whose translation MLKVQEIREIIKLIDQSSIDEFSYEADGATVSLKKSSGNVSVQPVEQVVNTVEKPVEVKKQEVKQVEAEPEKETPVKEAEETPTQTTVDYDYEVESPMVGTLYMSPSPEADPYVRKGSPVEKDTVVCIVEAMKLFNEIEAETNGEIVEILVEDGQLVEYGQPLFRVKTK comes from the coding sequence ATGTTAAAAGTACAAGAAATTCGTGAGATAATCAAACTTATTGATCAATCATCAATTGATGAATTTAGTTATGAGGCAGATGGAGCGACTGTTTCACTGAAAAAGTCATCTGGAAATGTATCCGTGCAACCAGTCGAACAAGTAGTGAATACAGTTGAAAAGCCTGTTGAAGTTAAAAAACAAGAAGTAAAACAAGTTGAAGCAGAACCAGAAAAAGAAACACCAGTGAAAGAAGCAGAAGAGACTCCAACACAAACAACCGTTGATTACGATTATGAAGTTGAATCACCAATGGTAGGTACACTTTATATGTCGCCATCTCCGGAAGCAGATCCTTATGTGCGAAAAGGGAGCCCGGTGGAAAAAGATACCGTTGTTTGTATTGTGGAAGCAATGAAGTTATTTAATGAAATTGAAGCAGAAACGAACGGAGAAATCGTGGAAATTTTAGTGGAAGATGGCCAACTAGTTGAATATGGTCAACCACTATTTAGAGTGAAGACTAAATAA